A window of Rufibacter sp. LB8 contains these coding sequences:
- a CDS encoding sigma-70 family RNA polymerase sigma factor, whose translation MENPALRAEFVKLIAQDQALIHKVCSMYCRDPEERKDLFQEIVLQLWRSYPSFKHESKVSTWMYRVALNTAVSSFRKESRRPHYGSLSDTDLQIPAVPDTSEEYELKVKYLYAAIDQLSQVEKAIVMLYLEDKSYDEMADIIGITKSNVGVKLNRIKAKLEKLLTPVYDEIR comes from the coding sequence GTGGAAAACCCGGCCCTTCGTGCAGAATTTGTGAAGCTCATTGCCCAGGACCAGGCCCTGATCCATAAGGTGTGCAGCATGTACTGTCGGGACCCCGAAGAACGGAAAGACCTGTTCCAGGAAATTGTGTTGCAACTCTGGCGGTCGTATCCTTCGTTTAAGCATGAATCTAAGGTAAGCACCTGGATGTACCGGGTGGCCCTGAACACGGCCGTCTCCAGTTTCCGGAAAGAAAGCCGCCGGCCCCATTACGGTTCCCTCTCAGACACAGACCTGCAGATACCCGCCGTGCCGGACACCTCCGAAGAATATGAATTGAAAGTAAAATACCTCTATGCCGCCATTGACCAGCTCTCCCAAGTGGAGAAAGCCATTGTGATGCTCTACCTGGAAGACAAAAGTTATGACGAGATGGCTGATATCATTGGCATCACCAAATCTAACGTGGGCGTGAAGTTGAACCGCATCAAAGCGAAATTAGAGAAATTATTAACTCCGGTGTATGATGAAATTAGATAG